Proteins encoded in a region of the Nicotiana tomentosiformis chromosome 9, ASM39032v3, whole genome shotgun sequence genome:
- the LOC138899120 gene encoding uncharacterized protein, producing MAEELKKLTGKVHSVEGGKGVEGLNYEDLCIQPDVELPEGYKPLKFELFDGTGDPNMHLRTYCDKLVGGGNNAQIRMKLFMQSLTGDALSWFISQNLQKCVSWVSMASDFVDRFRFNTKIMPDVFYNQNLKKNPTKTFREYATRWRSEPAKVRPTLEEEQMNKFFVRAQDP from the coding sequence ATGgcggaggaactcaagaagctcactggTAAAGTTCATAGTGTTGAAGGTGGTAAAGGCGTTGAAGGTTTAAACTATGAGGACTTATGTATTCAGCCGGATGTGGAACTTCCGGAAGGTTACAAACCTCTCAAGTTCGAATTGTTCGATGGAACTGGTGACCCGAATATGCATCtgagaacgtattgtgacaagcttgtaggagggGGAAATAATGCacaaatccgcatgaaactgttcatgcaaAGCCTTACAGGAGATGCCTTGTCTTGGTTTATCAGTCAAAACCTACAGAAGTGCGTTAGTTGGGTGAGTATGGCATCAGACTTCgtggatagattcaggttcaacacgaaAATCATGCCAGATGTTTTCTACaatcaaaacctcaagaagaatcCGACAaaaaccttccgcgagtatgctactcgttggagatcagaaCCCGCAAAGGTAAGGCCAACACTTGAAgaggaacaaatgaacaagttctttgtcagagctcaagacccgtag